TCTCCTGCCCGACAAGAATGACAAAGCGTTTGGCAGAGGCGGCGACAATTTTTTCCCGGACTAGCGCCCCGCCATAGCCCTTAATCAGCTGGAGCGACGGATCGACCTCGTCCGCGCCATCAATCGCAATGTCGATCTGGTCAACCTCGTCCGGGCGAAATAGTGGAATCCCAAGGCTGTGGGCTAAGTCGGCGGTTGCTTGCGAGGTTGGAACCCCTCGGATCTGGAGGCCGGCCTCGACGCGGGCGCCCAGAGCACGAACAAAATTCCTCGCCGCCCGGCCTGAGCCCAGCCCGACGGTGTCGCCGTCGTGAATAAAGCTGAGCGCGTGTTCGGCAATGCTTGTCGCCATACTGCGTGCCCCTAGCCCATCGCGCGCTGGATCACGGCTTGGAGACGGGCCAAGCCGGCTTGGACATCTGAACCAAGATGAATCCGGACGAATCGCCTACCGCGTTCGGCCAGGACCTTGGCGTCCCCCTGGGCCTGGGCGTTTTTTAGGACGCCAAAGCTGTAGGCCTGGCCGGGGATGGCGATATCCGGCGTATCGTCGGCCGTGAGTTGAAGAAAGACCCCGGTGTCAGGCCCACCCTTGTGCAGCTGGCCCGTTGAGTGTAAGAAGCGCGGTCCATAGCCGAGGGTAGTGGCAACCCGTTTTGTGTCACGAATGGTCTGACGGAGCTTTTGCAGTATCCGGTCGTTGGCCGGGCTCATGTCGAGATAGGCGCTAATGGCCAGATAGTCTCCGGCCTGGAGTCGATTCAGATGAGCGGCCAAGGCTGCTTCCAGAGTTCGGCCTGTGGCTGCGGACAGGAGGGCGCTCGCGTTCCGCGCGTCGGCAAACAGCTCGAGCCCCGCGTCCTGCAGCAGTGGCGACTCGACGGGTAGGGTGCCACGTTCTTGGTAGGTGGCCATCAGGGCCCGAGTCGCCAGCTTGCTGGCTTCGACATCGGGTTGGTTGAAGGGATGAATGGCCAAGATCGAACCGGCAACCGCAGTGGCGATTTGCCAGCGAAAGAACTCTTGGCCGAGATCAATCGCCTCTTCGAGCCGAATCCGGACAAGCGGATGGCCGGCGTCTTCCAGAGCCTCGACCGCCGCGTCCTGTTCGGCTGAGGGCGCCGCGTTTAAGCGAATGTAGACAAACAGCCGATCGTTGGCATACACCTCGGGCGGGCCGAGCTGCTCATCATCAACCGGAATCAAGCCCCGACCGTTTTTGCCGGTTGACTCGGCAATGAGTTGTTCCAACCAGCTTCCCAGGCTGCCGATTGTCGGTGAGGTGATGAACGTCACCTTGTCTCGCCCCTGCTGGCCGAGCGTACCTAAGATGATCCCAAGGCCGACGCCGGGGTTGGCATCGGGCGGAACGCTGGCGGCGCAGGATTGGACCATCCGCATTGCGCTGTTGAGAAAGCGCTCCACATCAAGCCCCATCAGGGCGGCTGGCAGCAAACCAAACGCGGACAGGGCGGAAAAACGTCCGCCTATGGTGGGGCTGGCGTGGACAATGTGGCGAAAGCCCTCTTCCTGGGCCAGCCGGTGGAGCGTGGTCCCAGGGTCGGTAATGGCCAGAAAACGACTCCCGACCGGCTCTGTCCCTCTGGCACGGCCGAGTAGGTCCGCGAAGTAGTCTTTGAGCACCTGGGGTTCGATTGTTCCGCCTGATTTTGAAGAGACGATACATGCGGTCCGAGCCGGGTCTATGCGCTCGACCATCGCCCGGATTTGGGCCGGAACGGTCGAGTCGAGCACGTGCAGCTCGGGAAAGCCGTCCCGCTGGCCGAACGTCGCCCGCAGGACTTCCGGGCATAGGCTCGACCCGCCCATGCCGAGCAGCACGACGTGGCGGACGTCGCTGTGGCGGAGGTCATCGGCAATCCGGCGCAGGTCGGCCAGCTGTTCACGCTGCTGCTCCACGACGGACAACCAGCCCACCCATCGATCCTCGTCGGTTCGCGACCACAGCGCGCTATCGCCCCGCCACAGGCGGCGGACTTTCCCGGCGGCCCGCCACTCGTCGAGGCCCGCCTCAACGGCCGCGCCCGCCTCCCCAAGGGCGTAGTTCTGCCTGGCTATGCCAAGCAGGGCTTGGCGTTTGCGTTCGATGGTGCTCAGCAGGGCGTCAAATGGATCGCCAAACTTTTTGACGCCGTCGGCCAACAACTGCTCGGTCGCTTCTTGCAGAGAAATGCCGAGCTGACCCAGGCTCTGGAGCGTGGCCCGGGCGTGGGCCAGCCCTTCGGACCAGTTCTCGGTGAGCCGAGGCTGAGGGCGACCGGTCTGGCGAAACGCCTGCACCGTTTCATCCGGCAGGGTATTGACCGTATCGGGTCCGATCAACTCATCCACATACATGGTCTTCGGATAGGCCGGGTTCTTGGTGCTGGTGCTGGCCCACAGCAGGCGTTGAGGCCGGGCTCCCCGCTCGGCCAGGCGCTGCCAGCGCTGGCTGGCGATGATGTCTTGATAGGCGGCATAGGCCGTCTTGGCATTGGCAACGGCTGCGGTGCCGAGCAGCAGCTCAATTTCGGAGCGCCGGGCCGTGCTCTGAGTCGCGCCGAGGGCTCCGTTCAGCCGCTCGTCAATGAGGGAGTCGAGCCGGCTGACAAAAAAGCTGGCCACACTGCTGACCTTGTCGAGGTCTCCGTCCCTGGCGCTCAGTTGCTCCAAGCCAGCAATATAGGCGCCGGCGACTGCCTCGTACATCTCGACCGCGAACAGCAGGGTGACGTTGATATTGGTGCCTTCGCTGATCAGTTGGGTAATGGCCGGAATACCGGCCTGGGTGGCCGGGACCTTGATCATGACATTCTCACGGTCAATCGCCGACCGTAGCCGTCGCGCCTCTTCGACCGTTCCGTGCGTATCATGCGCCAGATGGGGCGAAACCTCAAAGCTGACATAGCCGTCGCGCCGGTCCGTCTCATGGTAGATTGGTGCCAGGACATCGGCGGCCATCTGAATATCCTGGATGGCCAGCCGTTCATAAATGTCTTTGCTCGTGCCAACCCCTTGTTCGACCAGGGCTCGCATGGGTTGGTCGTAATCGGCGCTCTTGGACAGAGCCTTCTCGAAAATCGCCGGGTTGGAGGTAACACCACACACGCCGTCGTGTTCGATCAAGGCTTGCAGCTCACCCGAGGTAATCAGGCTGCGCCGGATATTGTCATACCAGATGCTTTGGCCGAGCTGGTGGACCTCTCGCAGCGGGTTTTCCATGCCTCCCCCCTCTTCAGTCGTGCCTGAGTGCGTAAAGAGGAAACGTGTCGTCCTTTGGCATGGGTATGGTTGACACGTTTCCTCTCCGGTGTGAGCGGCCCGCTCACTCATCCCTATCCCTTACCGCACCTGCCCTGACAGCACAATCCTGTTCGGCGGGCGAGACCGGTTGTGGGCGGTCTCGGGCGGCGTCAACAATGCAGAAAAACCCAAACGGCTCGTCGTCCAGCGCCAGAAACTGATGGGGCGTCCACGGCGCAACGTAGACCGTGTCGAGCGGCTGCATGTCGTGGCCGGTCGCGTCGAGTACCGCTCTGCCCCGACCGCGCACGGCGATCACCACATGCGCGTGCCGGTGTTTTTCCAGGCTGGAGTGGCCGCCCGGTGCGATCTCAAAATAGCGCACATGGAACTGGGTGGCTTCCGAGCGGTTGCCGACCAGGACCTGGCGGATGATCCCTCGCCACTCGCGGCCAGACTCCTGGCCCGATTTGTACGCCTGCGTCTGAACACCGTCCCACCCATAGCCCTCGTCGGCTGAGCGGTTGGCCTGAAAACGGGACAAACGGGTCGGCGGGTGTGCCATGCCGCACCTCAGGGAAACTCGATGATTGTTTTCAGCGAATCCTGCGCCGCAGCCGCGTTTTGATAGGCGTCATGAATCGCGGCGAAGGGGAAGCGGTGGGTGATGAAGCGTTCGGACTGAATGACGCCGGTGCCAATCAGCCGTAGGGCTTCACGGGTGTCATTCGGCCCGCACGAATAGCTGGGGACGAGACTGACTTCGTTAAAATACAGCTCGTAGGGGGCGAGCGGCAGCCTGGCCTCGGGCGTGCTGGTGGTGAACAGCAGGACGGTGCCGCCCTTTGCCGCACAGCGGATGCCCAGCTGCATGGCCTCGACCGTACCCGGACCGACAATGACCAACTCGGCCATCTCGCCCCCGGTATAGTCTCGGACCGCGTCTTCGACCGGGCCGTCGGCCGGGTCAAACACGGCGTCGGCCCCGAGTTCGAGCGCTTTGTCCCGACGGTAGGCCACGAAATCGGTTCCCATGACCGTCCCCGCACCGGCATGCCGGGCCAGGGCGACATTCAGCTGACCCATGATGCCGAGGCCGATGACACACACGCTGTCGCCGGCCCGCAGCCGGGCGCGACGCAGGGCTTTGACCGCGCAGGCCGTGGGTTCGATCAGCGAGCCGTCGGCAAACGACAAGTCGGCCGGCAGGCGCAGGGTGTCACCCGCCAGGTTCTCTTTGGGCACCAGGACATACTCGGCCATGCCGCCGGGAATAATGCGCGAGGAGCGCCAGGTCGAACACTGCACGAAGTCGCCCCGCCGACAGGCCCGGCAGGCAAAGCACGGCGCGTGGTGATGGATGAAGACCCGGTCGCCGGGCTGAAATTCCGAGACCCCCGACCCAAGCTCGACAATCTCTCCGGCCGGCTCATGCCCAAAAACGACGGGCGCCTTTTTTTCGATATACCAGGCCATCACGTCACCCGAGCAGATGCCGCACGCCCGCGTTTTGATCAGCGCCTGGCCTGGCCCGACGCTGGGGACGGGTTCTTCCTCAAAACGGATATCGTGTGCGGTATACAGCCGGGCGACTCTCATGCCGACAGCATCCACTTGGCCATGGTCAGCATGTCTTTGGGGCTTTCGGGCAGCTTGCGTATGACCGACGCTTCAAAGCCGGAATGCATGAAACAGTTCTGGCACGCCTCGTCCTCGCGCCTCTCCCAATAGTCCCAATCAACCCCATTCCAAAAGGCGTCCCAGGTCTGGAAGTAGCGTTTGCCGATCAGATAGCACGGGTCTTTCCAGCCAAACGGCGTGCGGGTGACATTACCCCACGGCGTGCACGGATAGTCACGCTTGCCCGCCGCAAATTCCAGGAACAGCGGGGTCAAAGAAATGGGGTAGCGCTTGGACAGGGCGAGGACGGTCTCGAACTTCTGGTGGATCTCGTCGCGGTACAGAAAGTGGTTTTCCTGGACGTTTTCGTAGTGATAGCCGGGCGAAATCATCATGCCGTCGATACCCAGCCCGGTCAGCAGCTCACACATCTGTTCGATTTCGTCCATGCTGGTTTCACGGAAGATGGTCGTGTTGGTACACACCGAATAGCCGAGCTGCTTGCCGCGCTGAATCATGGCGATGGCCTGGTCGAAAACCCCCTCCCGGGCGCACACAAAATCGTGCGTTTCGCGCAACCCGTCGAGGTGGACGTTGATCGACAGGCGTTTGTGGGGCGTGCTCTTGTCATAGAAGCGGTCGAGCAGAATGCCATTGGTGCACAGGTAGATGTGCCGTTTGCGGCTGATAACACCGGCCACCAGCTCCGGCAGCTCGGGATACACGGTGGGCTCTCCGCCGCAAATCGAGACGACCGGAGCGCCCGACTCATCGACCGCTTGCAGGCTTTGTTCCAGGCTCAAACGATCCTTGAGATCGCCCATATGGCGTTCTGGAGTACAGCCGACACAGGCCAGATTGCAGGTGTAGAGCGGCTCCAGCATCAGCACGACCGGGTAACGCTGTCGGCCCTGCAGCTTGTTCTTCAGCTGCCATTTGAGCATGTCTGTGGTGATGTGGAGCGGAAACCGCATTCTCTTTTCTTTCTCCCCTGACCGTTTGGTCAGCGCATACTAGCGGTGCGCGCCCGATCTGGCAAGAGCGCCGAGGACGCCCTTCAACTGGGGCGTGATTCGCCCGCCTCGCGCTTTACAAGACCGAACGGCTTGGTCACAATGGCGGTATGGCACGCAAATCGCGCTCGCGGGCGTCAGCTGCCGCCCAACTCCAAGAACTCAAAACCCTGGCCGAACAGCGGGGGATCCGCGTACGCGAGGAAAAGCTGCTCGGCGGGGCGGGCTATCGGGTGCGGGGTGGGGGCTGTCGGGTGTACGGCAGAGAGACGGTGTTCCTGGATCGGAATCTGCCGCTCGGCGAAAGAGTTGAACTGCTGCTCGACGAACTGGGTGGGCGGGGCATTCAGACCGACAGTCTCTCCCCGTCCCTCCGTCGCAGGGAAGACGGAGGAGTCGCGCCGTGACCGACCGACTTGAAACCTTTCGTCAGTGGCTCAAGGAGCAGGGCCTGAAAGCGACCGCCCAGCGCGACGACATCGCTCAGGTCTTCTTTGAGTCCAACCGGCATATCAGCGTTGAGGAGCTGTGTAACGAGGTCCGGCATATCAGTCCCCGAGTGGGCTATGCCACGGTATACCGCACCCTCAAACTGCTCAAAGAGTGCGGTCTGGCTGCGGAACGTCATTTTGCCGACGGCCAGGCGCGCTTTGAAAAAGTCGAAGAAGAACGCCACCACGATCATCTGATCTGCGAGCGCTGCGGTCGCATTATCGAGTTCATGCAGCCTGAAATCGAGGCCCTGCAGGAAGAGATGGCCCATCGCTTCGGTTTTGTGGCCACCAGTCACAAGATGGAGATCTACGGCATCTGTCGAGAGTGCCGCGAGGGGCGTCGGGCCGAAAGTGAGCGCCGGCTGCCGGTCTAACCCGGCAAACGAAACAGAGTCCGGGCATTGTGGCTCGTCGCCTCGGCCAGCGTGCCGAGAGGACAGTCTTTCAGCTGGGCCAGGGTGCGCGCCACCTCGACGACATAGGCCGGCTCATTCCGCCGCCCACGGTAGGGAACGGGGGCCAAAAATGGGCAGTCCGTTTCTACCAGCATCCGCTCGAGCGGCAGCTCACGCGCCACCTCACGCAAGGCCTGGGCGCTCTTAAACGTCACAATCCCGCTCAATGAAATATACAGCCCGAGATCAAGCAGGGTCTGAGCTTCCTGGGCAGTGCCGGTAAAGCAGTGCATGACCCCGCGCAGGTGTCCGCCGCCCTCCTCGCGCAGCAGCTGGGCGGCTTCAGCGTAGGCGTCGCGGACGTGCATGGACAGGGGCAGGTCAAGCTCCTGAGCCAACCGGATAAACGCCCGAAAGTGCCGGCGCTGGTCCTCGCGTGGAGCATGCTCGTAGTAAAAATCCAGCCCTGTCTCGCCCAGGCCGACGACCTTGGGCTGGCGGGCCAGGGCGCGCAAACGCGCATACGTCTCCGCCGTAATCGTTTGGACATCGTGGGGATGGATGCCGACCACGGCAAAGACATCGGCGTGTTGCCGAGCCAGGGCCAGCGCCTTGTCGTTGTGGGCAAAGGCGCCGGTTGCCCCGATTACCAGAAAACACGACACGCCTGCGGCACGGGCGCGTTCGAGCAGCGCCAGCCGGTCGGGCTCAAATTTTTCGTCGGTCAGATGACAGTGCGAGTCGACCAGCATGTCTAGCCGGCCTCAGCCTGGGCCTGGAGTTCCTTTTCCGGCACGTCCTCGTCGAGCTTGATGAACAGCGGCCGGGGTTTGCGCAGGGCTTGCTTGGGCGCCAGGGTCGTCGGCTGCCACACGCCGCTTGCCCTGCTGTGATCGTAGCGCAAGACCAGGTGTGACCCCCGCTCATCCTCGACCGTTTCGGTATACTGGCGCCCGAACAGCTGCCCCTCGTAGCCGAGCAGTTCGTGGAGCTGTTGGCTGGTATGGGGCAGAATCGGCGCCCACACCAGCTTCAGCCAATCGATGACCTGTAGGGCCACATAGATCGTCGTGGCCGCCAGCTGGGGATCGGTTTTCAGCGTTGTCCACGGCGCTTTGTCGTGAAAATACAGGTTGGCCTGCTGGCTGAGCCGGCGGGCTTCATTCAGCGCCATTTTGAGCTTGACCGCCCCGTACAAATCGCCAACGGTCTGAAACCCGGCCTTGATTTCGGCCAGGATGGCCCGGTCGGCGTCGTCCAGCGGCCCCGGCTCGGGGACGCGCCCTTCGAAGCGGGAATTGGCGAAGCCCAGCACCCGGTTGACCAGATTGCCCCAGTTGGCGACCAGCTCGTTGTTGACCCGCTCGACAAAGTCGTCCCAGGTAAAGTCAACGTCGTTGCCCTCCGGCGCGATGGCGGTCAGGGCGTAGCGCCAGGAGTCGGCCTGGTAGCGCTCCAGGGCGCCGTGAATGCCGATGACATGGCCGCGGCTTTTGCTGAACTTGCGGCCGTACATGTTGAGGTACTCGTTGGCCGGAACATCGTAGGGCAGGTGCAGCCCGCCGTAGCCAATCAGCATCGCCGGCCACATCATGGCGTGGAAGGGGATATTGTCTTTGCCGATGAAATAGTAGGCCCGGGCGTCGGCGTTCACACTCGGGTCCCACCACTCGCGCCATTTGTCGGGTGTGTTGTTCAGCGCGGCCCACTCAATGGCGGCGCTGAAATACCCGATCACCGCGTCATACCAGACATAGATGCGCTTGTCCGCATAGCCGTCGAGCGGAATCGTAATGCCCCACTCCAGGTCACGGGTGATCGGACGGCCGCGCAACACCTCTTGTTCGACCTGGGTGCGGGAAAACCGAATGACGTTCGGCCGCCAGTGTTCTTTGCCCTGCAGCAACCAGTCTCGGAGCGGAGGCTGGAGCTTGCCGAGGTCCAGGAAAAAGTGTTCGGTCTGCCGAACCTCAAGCTGGGTATTGCCGGTAATCCGCGAGCGCGGCTGTTTCAGCTCAATGGCCTCGTAGGTCCGGCCACAGCTGTCACACTGGTCTCCCCGCGCCTCGGGACTGTCGCAAAACGGACACCGGCCCTCGACATACCGGTCGGGCAGGAAACGCTTGGCCTCGGGGTCGTACAGCTGCTGCTGGGTATCGGCGTAAATATAGCCGTGGTCCCGATGCTGGCGAAACATCTGCTGGGTCACATCCCAGTGGTTCTGGGTGTCGGTATGGGTGAACAGGTCAAAGGTCAGTCCCAGCTTCTGATAGCTCTCGACAAAGCCGACGTGAAAGCGCTCGACCACCGCAGCCGGGCTGCTGCCCTCGGCCTCGGCCCGCACGCTGACCGGCGTCCCGTGGGTATCCGAGCCACTCACCATCAAGACCTCGTTGCCGATCATACGCTGGTAGCGCGAGAAGATATCCGGTGGCAGATACGCGCCAGCAATATGACCGATATGCTGCTCGCCGTTGGCATACGGCCAGGCAACGCCAACGAGGATTTTCCGTGACGGGCTCATGTTTGTCTCCCTCAAAGGTGAACGCTGCTCTCTTTGTCAGTCGCTCATCGGCCTTCATCCGTATCCCGGGCAGCAAGCTGGAGCAGCATGTCTTCGACCGCCAGCCGCGGGTTGGCGTTGCGGCCCAAGGCCTGCATCGTATCATAGACGAGGCTGAGTTGTCGCAGGGCCTCTTCCACGCCCAGACCCTGCGTCGTCTGGGCGAGTGCCGGCAGACAGTCCGCATAACGTATCACACCGTCTTGACCCAGCAACACATAGCGCAGGCGTTCTTCGTACCAGCTCAGGAGAAGCTCCAGACGATCACCGCCGGCTGATCGCTCGGGGCGGTCTGCCTTGGTACGGGACTTCTTGCGGCGGTTGGCCACCAGCCATTCGGCCAGCTCCGACACCTGGCCGAACGAAGCACCTTCGAGCTGCTCCAGCGCTTCAAGCAGGTGGCCGCGCTCTTCGATGAAGACCTGGGCGTCGAGCGATAAGGCACGGCCGATGCTGCCCCGACTATAGAGCGCCAGAGCGTGCGCCTCGGCCGGCGCCAGGGCCTGCGCCTGGACTAGCAGCTGCTCGACCGTGGCCGGTGGCAGGGCGGCGAAGCGCACCTGCTGGCAGCGGGACAGCAGCGGACGTGACAGGCTGGCGGCGCTGACCGACAGCAGGATCAGCAGCGCGTTTCCAGGTGGCTCTTCGACGATTTTGAGCAGGCTGCTCTGGGCCTGGGGTGTCAGGCTCTGGGCTTCCTCAATCACTCCGATTTTCCGGTTGCCACGGGCGGACTGGAGGCTCAGAAAGTGTTGCAGCTCGCGAACCTGATCGATGCCCAGTGTGGTTCTGCCCGCCTGTGGGGCGACCAGGCTGAGATCGGGATGGGCGCCGTCGGCGACCGCTCGACACGTCGTACACATCTCACAGCCGGTGCCAGCCTGCTCGGGACACAGCAGGGCTTGGGCCAGGGCCAGGGCCGTCCGTTTTTTGCCCACCCCGGACGGCCCGACAAACAGATAGGCGTGGGCCAGACGCTCGACCGCCAACGCATTGCGAAGCGTGCTCAGAGCTGCAGACTGACCTTCTATGGCAGCAAAGGACATGCGGGCAAGGTAGAGACTAAACGGTCACACGTAAAGAGGAATCGTCCGGTGTCGCGTCAGGTTTGCGGTTTGGGGCTTGCGGCCTGCCCCATCCGCTCCAGCACGATCGACACGATCTGCCGATGAATACGGTCCACCGCTTGGTCGGCGTCAACCACACACACCCGCCCGGGATGTTCGCGGGCGACAGCCAAAAAGCCCTGCCGGACACGTTGGTGGAAGTCGTGTGTCTGGGCTTCAAAGCGGTCTACCTCTGAGGCTCCTCGGCTCTGACTTGCCCGTTGCAGGCCGACCTCGACAGAGACATCGAGAAGAACGGTGAAGTCAGGCAGACAGGCCTGACTCGCAAAGCTGTTCAAACGGTGCAACAGATCGAGCGGGATGCCTCGCCCATAGCCCTGATAGGCGATAGTGGAATCCAAGAACCGGTCTGAGATAACGACTGCGTCAGCGCGCAGTCCAGGTAGGATCACATCCCGTACGTGTTGAGCCCGGTCGGCCAGCAGCAACAGCAGCTCCGCCTCGGCGGCCAGCGGCGCCCCGGCCGGCTCCAAGACCAGCCGACGCAGGACTTTGCCGATCTCGGTGCCACCGGGCTCACGGGTGACAAGAACCGTGTGTTCCCGCTCCCGCAGCGCCTCGGCCAAGAGACGCGCCTGGGTTGTCTTGCCCCCGCCCTCGACCCCCTCGAATGTCAGAAAAAATCCGGCCATAGCCTTCCTCAGCGCTGCGGAGCATAGCGAAAATCGGACCCGACCGCCAGCGCGTTCAGACCTCCAGGCCGACCGAACGCATCAACGCCAGGGCGTTGCTCTTAGCGACAACGCCTGGGCGCATCCGATAGTCAAAACGCAGCTGGCCATCCTCGAAATAATCCTCAAAGCACACATTGGCGGCCCGGGGAGCGAGAGCGCTGGCCACCTCGGCCAGCGCCAGGTCATGGGTGGTCAGCAGGCCGACCGCGTTGCGCGTGAGCAGGCTGCGGACCACGGCTTCGGCGCCGCTGCGCCGGTCGTGAGAGTTTGTGCCGTGCAGTAGCTCGTCCAGCAAAAATAGAACCGGCACGTCTGCCCGTGTCAGGTCCACAATCTGACTCAGCCGCAGAATTTCGGCGTAGAAGCGCGAGCTGCCGGCCTGCAGCGAGTCCTGAATACGCAGGCTGGCACCCGGCATCAGCGGCGACAGACGGAGCGATTCGGCCCGGACCGGCGCGCCGGCCAGGGCCAGAACCGTATTGGTCCCGACCGTTCTGAGCAA
The Desulfurellaceae bacterium DNA segment above includes these coding regions:
- the rpiA gene encoding ribose-5-phosphate isomerase RpiA, producing MATSIAEHALSFIHDGDTVGLGSGRAARNFVRALGARVEAGLQIRGVPTSQATADLAHSLGIPLFRPDEVDQIDIAIDGADEVDPSLQLIKGYGGALVREKIVAASAKRFVILVGQEKLVPVLGSRGKLPLEVLPFGAALCLRLLGELEWHPQLREENGTPFTTDNGNYLVDCRIPPLPSPATWEQQLLAMPGIVGTGLFIDMAHTVLIQTGDTVQVRQRNRTDL
- a CDS encoding bifunctional transaldolase/phosoglucose isomerase; the encoded protein is MENPLREVHQLGQSIWYDNIRRSLITSGELQALIEHDGVCGVTSNPAIFEKALSKSADYDQPMRALVEQGVGTSKDIYERLAIQDIQMAADVLAPIYHETDRRDGYVSFEVSPHLAHDTHGTVEEARRLRSAIDRENVMIKVPATQAGIPAITQLISEGTNINVTLLFAVEMYEAVAGAYIAGLEQLSARDGDLDKVSSVASFFVSRLDSLIDERLNGALGATQSTARRSEIELLLGTAAVANAKTAYAAYQDIIASQRWQRLAERGARPQRLLWASTSTKNPAYPKTMYVDELIGPDTVNTLPDETVQAFRQTGRPQPRLTENWSEGLAHARATLQSLGQLGISLQEATEQLLADGVKKFGDPFDALLSTIERKRQALLGIARQNYALGEAGAAVEAGLDEWRAAGKVRRLWRGDSALWSRTDEDRWVGWLSVVEQQREQLADLRRIADDLRHSDVRHVVLLGMGGSSLCPEVLRATFGQRDGFPELHVLDSTVPAQIRAMVERIDPARTACIVSSKSGGTIEPQVLKDYFADLLGRARGTEPVGSRFLAITDPGTTLHRLAQEEGFRHIVHASPTIGGRFSALSAFGLLPAALMGLDVERFLNSAMRMVQSCAASVPPDANPGVGLGIILGTLGQQGRDKVTFITSPTIGSLGSWLEQLIAESTGKNGRGLIPVDDEQLGPPEVYANDRLFVYIRLNAAPSAEQDAAVEALEDAGHPLVRIRLEEAIDLGQEFFRWQIATAVAGSILAIHPFNQPDVEASKLATRALMATYQERGTLPVESPLLQDAGLELFADARNASALLSAATGRTLEAALAAHLNRLQAGDYLAISAYLDMSPANDRILQKLRQTIRDTKRVATTLGYGPRFLHSTGQLHKGGPDTGVFLQLTADDTPDIAIPGQAYSFGVLKNAQAQGDAKVLAERGRRFVRIHLGSDVQAGLARLQAVIQRAMG
- a CDS encoding cupin domain-containing protein, which codes for MAHPPTRLSRFQANRSADEGYGWDGVQTQAYKSGQESGREWRGIIRQVLVGNRSEATQFHVRYFEIAPGGHSSLEKHRHAHVVIAVRGRGRAVLDATGHDMQPLDTVYVAPWTPHQFLALDDEPFGFFCIVDAARDRPQPVSPAEQDCAVRAGAVRDRDE
- a CDS encoding alcohol dehydrogenase catalytic domain-containing protein, giving the protein MRVARLYTAHDIRFEEEPVPSVGPGQALIKTRACGICSGDVMAWYIEKKAPVVFGHEPAGEIVELGSGVSEFQPGDRVFIHHHAPCFACRACRRGDFVQCSTWRSSRIIPGGMAEYVLVPKENLAGDTLRLPADLSFADGSLIEPTACAVKALRRARLRAGDSVCVIGLGIMGQLNVALARHAGAGTVMGTDFVAYRRDKALELGADAVFDPADGPVEDAVRDYTGGEMAELVIVGPGTVEAMQLGIRCAAKGGTVLLFTTSTPEARLPLAPYELYFNEVSLVPSYSCGPNDTREALRLIGTGVIQSERFITHRFPFAAIHDAYQNAAAAQDSLKTIIEFP
- the hpnH gene encoding adenosyl-hopene transferase HpnH, with protein sequence MRFPLHITTDMLKWQLKNKLQGRQRYPVVLMLEPLYTCNLACVGCTPERHMGDLKDRLSLEQSLQAVDESGAPVVSICGGEPTVYPELPELVAGVISRKRHIYLCTNGILLDRFYDKSTPHKRLSINVHLDGLRETHDFVCAREGVFDQAIAMIQRGKQLGYSVCTNTTIFRETSMDEIEQMCELLTGLGIDGMMISPGYHYENVQENHFLYRDEIHQKFETVLALSKRYPISLTPLFLEFAAGKRDYPCTPWGNVTRTPFGWKDPCYLIGKRYFQTWDAFWNGVDWDYWERREDEACQNCFMHSGFEASVIRKLPESPKDMLTMAKWMLSA
- a CDS encoding transcriptional repressor: MTDRLETFRQWLKEQGLKATAQRDDIAQVFFESNRHISVEELCNEVRHISPRVGYATVYRTLKLLKECGLAAERHFADGQARFEKVEEERHHDHLICERCGRIIEFMQPEIEALQEEMAHRFGFVATSHKMEIYGICRECREGRRAESERRLPV
- a CDS encoding TatD family hydrolase: MLVDSHCHLTDEKFEPDRLALLERARAAGVSCFLVIGATGAFAHNDKALALARQHADVFAVVGIHPHDVQTITAETYARLRALARQPKVVGLGETGLDFYYEHAPREDQRRHFRAFIRLAQELDLPLSMHVRDAYAEAAQLLREEGGGHLRGVMHCFTGTAQEAQTLLDLGLYISLSGIVTFKSAQALREVARELPLERMLVETDCPFLAPVPYRGRRNEPAYVVEVARTLAQLKDCPLGTLAEATSHNARTLFRLPG
- the metG gene encoding methionine--tRNA ligase is translated as MSPSRKILVGVAWPYANGEQHIGHIAGAYLPPDIFSRYQRMIGNEVLMVSGSDTHGTPVSVRAEAEGSSPAAVVERFHVGFVESYQKLGLTFDLFTHTDTQNHWDVTQQMFRQHRDHGYIYADTQQQLYDPEAKRFLPDRYVEGRCPFCDSPEARGDQCDSCGRTYEAIELKQPRSRITGNTQLEVRQTEHFFLDLGKLQPPLRDWLLQGKEHWRPNVIRFSRTQVEQEVLRGRPITRDLEWGITIPLDGYADKRIYVWYDAVIGYFSAAIEWAALNNTPDKWREWWDPSVNADARAYYFIGKDNIPFHAMMWPAMLIGYGGLHLPYDVPANEYLNMYGRKFSKSRGHVIGIHGALERYQADSWRYALTAIAPEGNDVDFTWDDFVERVNNELVANWGNLVNRVLGFANSRFEGRVPEPGPLDDADRAILAEIKAGFQTVGDLYGAVKLKMALNEARRLSQQANLYFHDKAPWTTLKTDPQLAATTIYVALQVIDWLKLVWAPILPHTSQQLHELLGYEGQLFGRQYTETVEDERGSHLVLRYDHSRASGVWQPTTLAPKQALRKPRPLFIKLDEDVPEKELQAQAEAG
- a CDS encoding dTMP kinase, giving the protein MAGFFLTFEGVEGGGKTTQARLLAEALREREHTVLVTREPGGTEIGKVLRRLVLEPAGAPLAAEAELLLLLADRAQHVRDVILPGLRADAVVISDRFLDSTIAYQGYGRGIPLDLLHRLNSFASQACLPDFTVLLDVSVEVGLQRASQSRGASEVDRFEAQTHDFHQRVRQGFLAVAREHPGRVCVVDADQAVDRIHRQIVSIVLERMGQAASPKPQT